The Procambarus clarkii isolate CNS0578487 chromosome 18, FALCON_Pclarkii_2.0, whole genome shotgun sequence genome segment GTCCTGGGAGAGAGCTGGTGCCTGGTCGTGGGAGAGAGCTGGTGCCTGGTCGTGGGAGAGAGCTGGTGCCTGGTCGTGGGAGAGTGCTGGTGCCTGGTCCTCGGAGAGAGCTGGTGCCTGGTCGTGGGAGAGAGCTAGTGCCTGGGAGAGTCCTGGTGTCTGGTCGTGGTAGAGAGCTGGTGCCTGGTCGTGGTAGAGAGCTAGTGCCTGGGAGAGTCCTGGTGCCTGGTCCTGGGAGAGTCCTGGTGCCTGGTCGTGGGAGAGTCCTGGTGCCTGGTCCTGGGAGAAACCTGGCTAACCTGAACCACACAACACCAAGAGAATCTTTACAGACCAAATTATACTTTTCATTTGcataattattaaataaattgtataattttgTTTTACTATTGATAATCATTTCATTACTGCTGTTGATTTTGTCGTGAAAGTGGGATGATGCATCATAATGACCCCAGGTGATAAACACATcaggtgtgtagcaggtgatAAACACATCAGGTGTGTATCAGGGAataaacacaccaggtgtgtagcaggtgataaacacaccaggtgtgtagcaggtgatatacacaccaggtgtgtagcaggtgataaacacaccaggtgtgtagcaggtgataaacacaccaggtgtgtagcaggtgataaacacaccaggtgtgtagcaggtgataaacacaccaggtgtgtagcaggtgataaatacaccaggtgtgtagcaggtgataaacacaccaggtgtgtagcagggaataaacacaccaggtgtgtagcaggtgataaacacaccaggtgtgtagcagggaataaacacaccaggtgtgtagcaggtgatAAACACACCCGGTGTGTACCTGGGGGTACACACATcaggtgtgtacctggggataaaagtacaccaggtgtgtacctggggataatagtacaccaggtgtgtacctggggataatagtacaccaggtgtgtacctggggataaacctacaccaggtgtgtaccttgagataaacttacaccaggtgtgcacctggggataaagttacaccaggtgtgcaccttGGGATAAACTTACACAAGGTGTGCACCTGGGGATAAACTtacaccaggtgtgtacctgggaataaacttacaccaggtgtgcacctggggataaacttacaccaggtgtgcacctgggGATAAACTTACTCCAGGTGTGCACCTGGGGATAAACTTACACTAGGAGTGCACCTGGGGGATAAACTTACAACAGGTGTGCACCTGTGGGATAAacttacaccaggtgtgcacctgggggataaacttacaccaggtgtgcacctgggggataaacttacaccaggtgtgcacctgggGGATAAACTTACACTGAGTGTGCACCTGGGGATAAACTtacaccaggtgtgtacctggggataaacttacaccaggtgtgtacctggggatAAACTTACACCAGGTGTGAACCTGGAGAtaaaagtacaccaggtgtgtacctgggggtaaaagtacaccaggtgtgtacctggggataaaagtacaccaggtgtgtacctggggataaaagtacaccaggtgtgtacctggggataaaagtacaccaggtgtgtacctggggctaaacttacaccaggtgtgcacctggggataaatttacaccaggtgtgcacctggggataaacttacaccaggtgtgtacctgggaataaacttacaccaggtgtgcaccttgggataaacttacaccaggtgtgcacctgggGATAAACTTACAGCAGGTGTGCACCTGGGGATAAACTTACACTAGGAGTGCACCTGGGGGATAAACTTACAACAGGTGTGCACCTGTGGGATAAACTAacaccaggtgtgcacctggtggataaacttacaccaggtgtgcacctggaggataaacttacaccaggtgtgcacctgggggataaacttacaccaggtgtgcacctggggataaacttacaccaggtgtgcacctgggGGATAAACTTACACCAGGTGTGAACCTGGGGATAAAAGTACACCATGTGTGTACCTGGGGGTataagtacaccaggtgtgtacttggggataaaagtacaccaggtgtgtacctggggataaaagtacaccaggtgtgtacctggggataaaggtacaccaggtgtgtacctggggacAAAAGTACAGCAGGTGTGCACCTTGGGAtaaaagtacaccaggtgtgcaccttgggataaaagtacaccagctgtgtacctggggataaaagtacaccaggtgtgcaccttgggataaaagtacaccaggtgtgcacctggggataaaagtacaccagctgtgtacctggggataaaagtacaccaggtgtgcaccttgggataaaagtacaccaggtgtgcatcttgggataaaagtacaccaggtgtgcacctggagataaaagttcaccaggtgtgtacctggggataaaagtacaccaggtgtgtacctggggataaaagtacaccaggtgtgcaccttgggataaaagtacaccaggtgtgcaccttgggataaaagtacaccaggtgtgcaccttgggataaaagtacaccaggtgtgcacctggggataaaagtacaccaggtgtgcacctgggGATAAAAGTACTCAGgagacaactccatagtctcctgacactgatggatgcctattactattactattactactattacCACCATTTTCTCTTAATTGCCTCTTTCCTTCACAATAATATTGCTTCAAATGAAAAAAGTATCTCtgtgaaggaaaaaaaaaataagcagAAGAGAAATGTAGTAAAGTTAAGATGCAGAAGCTGAAcgtggtcgtgccacgcacaacgaggGAGGTCaagccacgcacaacgggggaggtcgtgccacgcacaacgggggaggtcgtgccacgcacaacgggggaggtcgtgccacgcacaacgaaggaggtcgtgccacgcacaacggaggaggtcgtgccacgcacaacgggggaggtcgtgccacgcacaacgggggaggtcgtgccacgcacaacgggggaggtcgtgccacgcacaacgggggaggtcgtgccacgcacaacgggggaggtcgtgccacgcacaacgaaggaggtcgtgccacgcacaacgggggaggtcgtgccacgcacaacgggggaggtcgtgccacgcacaacgaaggaggtcgtgccacgcacaacgggggaggtcgtgccacgcacaacgaaggaggtcgtgccacgcacaacgggggaggtcatgccacgcacaacgggggaggtcgtgccacgcacaacgggggaggtcgtgccacgcacaacgggggaggtcgtgccacgcacaacgggggaggtcgtgccacgcacaacgggggaggtcgtgccacgcacaacgggggaggtcgtgccacgcacaacggggaggtcgtgccacgcacaacggggaggtcgtgccacgcacaacggggggggggggtcgtgccacgcacaacgggggggtcgtgccacgcacaatggggggggggggtcgtgccacgcacaacggggggtCGTGCCACGTACAACGAaggggtcgtgccacgcacaacggggggtcgtgccacgcacaacggggaggtcgtgccacgcacaacggaggtcgtgccacgcacaacggggaaaTCGTGCCACGCATaacggggaggtcgtgccacgcacaacggggaggtcgtgccacgcacaacggggaggtcgtgccacgcacaacggggaggtcgtgccacgcacaacggggaggtcgtgccacgcacaacgaaggggtcgtgccacgcacaacgggaaggtcgtgccacgcacaacggggaggtcgtgccacgcacaacgggggggtcgtgccacgcacaacgaggtcgtgccacgcacaacggggaggtcgtgccacgcacaacggggaggtcgtgccacgcacaacaggGGGGtcatgccacgcacaacggggggtcgtgccacgcacaacggggggggtcatgccacgcacaacggggaggtCGTCCCAAGCACaacggggaggtcgtgccacgcacaacggggaggtcgtgccacgcacaacgtggGGGGTCATGCCACGCACAACGGAggatcgtgccacgcacaacggggaggtcgtgccacgcacaacgtggGGGGTCATGCCACGCACAACGgagggtcgtgccacgcacaacgggggggtcatgccacgcacaacggggaggtcgtgccacgcacaacggggaggtcgtgccacgcacaacggggaggtcgtgccacACACAACGGGGAGGTCGTGTCACGCACAACGTGCCAAATATAATCATTTAAATAGTCTAAACAAGGCAATTCCAGTTATAATTAATAACATCGTTTTAGGATAATATTCGTTAGCGGGTGACGATTGTGGTTTTCTCGATGCTGCAGATTTAATTTTTGCTTCGATGAACTACAATTTTTGTTGAGACTCTTTGAGAGTTGCTGTGAGTCTAGCTGTCTCTTGCTGACCCCGCTCCGTAATGTGAACCTTGTGTTACTGACACGCGTCTTCAAGCTTCAGACACTGTTCACCAATAGTCTCTAACAACCTGATGTCCTTTTTAAGCGCTTCCATTTCTTCTTGTTTCCGTTCATTATCGAGTTAACAGGCAAGTGTTCGTGTCTGAATTGCACTTAAGGTGACCTCGGCCTGGTGAAGTGATTGTCTCACGTGCCTCAGCTCTGAATTAAGAAGTCCCTCTTCTATTTTATGAGATGTTTTCGTACGCAACATATCAGCAGATATACTTGTATATCTTGACCAGATTTCCTTCTTTTCACTCTAGCACTTAATTTCTCTCACTTAATACTCTTTTATCAATTTATCTTTTATCAACATTTGTTTGTAAacaaatttatattatttattcttGCGGTTATATTAGTCTTTCCAATAGTCACTTAAATTCAAAGCGTTTCTAAACTCGGTTTCGACAGAGTTGTGTTTTTGTTTGACACCTTCGAGCTCTGAGTGGAGAAGTGCGTGTTCCTCATGTTTTTGTTAGAGTTGAGCTTCAACAGCGTCGCACGTGTTAATCACGTGATCTTTGTGCTCTACACCTTCCCTCTTCATTAATGCTTCTCCTTGCGAGTGATCTTCGCTCTCATCCTCACCAACAGTTTCCATATCATTACTACTGCGTTTGGAGAGTGAATGTGAAGCTTATAGTTGCTCACGAAGCTGGGCGTTCTCTGTCTCTTTGGCAGCGACGGTTTTTCTCAATCTTGCAATATTCCGGCGGAGAATTAGGTTTTCATTCGTCACCTCATTGTGCAACTCATGCTTTTCGTCTGCGATACTTCTCATGTCTTCTAAATCAACGATAAGTTTCTGGTGCTTGTTATGCAGCCTTTTGTGCTGCttttgcttctcctcgacaatttgTCTCATATTTTCCACATGAGCAATAAGCTCATGGTGCTCCTTGTGCAGTTGCTCGTGTTGCTTGTGTTTCTCCTCAAGCTCACCTTTAACATGGGTAAATTATTGATGGGCGTGGTCTCTCTAACTGACCATAGCAGTCAGCTCGTTCTTCCCGCGTTCATGTAACGCATAATAGTTACGATACAGATCCCTGTATTACGCCCTGAGGCCCTCTACTTAGTCTTTACATTTCCCTTCCTCCGATTGCGCTTGTAGTAAATCTTTGTACAATTTATTTGCCCTAATATTGGCAGATTCAATTTTTGCCTTGAGTGGCATGTAGATATTTTTACTCGTCTCGCGAAAGCGTGCGCAGCTGTCGAAATGCTTCTGAAGGTCTTTAAGCTCTGCCTGGAGCGCACCGATGTCTTTGCTTTCATGTTCCTGCAGTGTGGTTCTACATTTTTGGAACTCCCAATAGTAATAGTCACGATCGTCTTGCAGGTCCTCCACTTTCGAGGTCATCTCCGCAGTATTGTCTCGTAGTTCCTCATACTTTTTCACCAACTTTGCATTTTCCTTCATTTTTTTCTACGTAATTATTttctaattttttaatttttattttatttggtcATTTTCTGACGAAAATTTTTCTATGGTTTCGGACGATAAATTGAGATGACGTTTTGTGTCATCGTTGGATTCAGTGAGAGTCGTTAAGGCCAGTTAATGACCTGACACCTCCTGACCATGGTCCTTGTTAAGACCTGACACCTCCTGACCATGGTCCCGGTGAACACCTGACACCTCCTGACCATGGTCCCTGTGAACACCTGACACCTCCTGACCATGGTCCCTGTGAACACCTGACACCTCCTGACCATGGTCCCTGTGAACACCTGACACCTCCTGACCATGGTCCTTGTTAAGACCTGACACCTCCTGACCATGGTCCCTGTGAACACCTGACACCTCCTGACCATGGTCCCTGTGAACACCTGACACCTCCTGACCATGGTCCCTGTGAACACCTGACACCTCCTGACCATGGTCCCTGTGAACACCTGACACCTCCTGACCATGGTCCCTGTGAACACCTGACACCTCCTGACCATGGTCCCTGTGAACACCTGACACCTCCTGATCAAGGTGTCTGGGAACACCTTAGGGGTAGATCTCACACCTGGTGATCTTGGACCCGGGGTAGATCTCACATCTCCTAGCTGACCGCTGTATGTGTTAAGACCTGACACCTAGCTGGCCACGGTCCCGGTGAAGGCCTGGAGCTTCAGGGGTCTGGTCCACTGGGGCACCTGGTGCCTGGTCCTGGGAGAGAGATGGTGCCTGGTCCTGGGAGAGAGCTGGTGCCTGGTCCTGGGAGAGAGCTGGTGCCTGGTCCTGGGAGAGTGATGGTGCCTGGTCCTGGGAGAGTGCTGGTGCCTGGTCGTGGGAGAGAGCTGGTGCCTGGTCGTGGGAGAGAGCTGGTGCCTGGTCGTGGGAGAGAGCTGGTGCCTGGTCGTGGGAGAGTGCTGGTGCCTGGTCCTCGGAGAGAGCTGGTGCCTGGTCGTGGGAGAGAGCTAGTGCCTGGGAGAGTCCTGGTGTCTGGTCGTGGTAGAGAGCTGGTGCCTGGGAGAGTCCTGGTGCCTGGTCCTGGGAGAGTCCTGGTGCCTGGTCGTGGGAGAGTCCTGGTGCCTGGTCCTGGGAGAAACCTGGCTAACCTGAACCACACAACACCAAGAGAATCTTTACAGACCAAATTATACTTTTCATTTGcataattattaaataaattgtataattttgTTTTACTATTGATAATCATTTCATTACTGCTGTTGATTTTGTCGTGAAAGTGGGATGATGCATCATAATGACCCCAGGTGATAAACACATcaggtgtgtagcaggtgatAAACACATCAGGTGTGTATCAGGGAataaacacaccaggtgtgtagcaggtgataaacacaccaggtgtgtagcaggtgatatacacaccaggtgtgtagcaggtgataaacacaccaggtgtgtagcaggtgataaacacaccaggtgtgtagcaggtgataaacacaccaggtgtgtagcaggtgatAAACACACCCGGTGTGTACCTGGGGGTACACACATcaggtgtgtacctggggataaaagtacaccaggtgtgtacctggggataatagtacaccaggtgtgtacctggggataatagtacaccaggtgtgtacctggggataaacctacaccaggtgtgtaccttgagataaacttacaccaggtgtgcacctggggataaagttacaccaggtgtgcaccttGGGATAAACTTACACAAGGTGTGCACCTGGGGATAAACTtacaccaggtgtgtacctgggaataaacttacaccaggtgtgcacctggggataaacttacaccaggtgtgcacctgggGATAAACTTACTCCAGGTGTGCACCTGGGGATAAACTTACACTAGGAGTGCACCTGGGGGATAAACTTACAACAGGTGTGCACCTGTGGGATAAacttacaccaggtgtgcacctgggggataaacttacaccaggtgtgcacctgggggataaacttacaccaggtgtgcacctgggGGATAAACTTACACTGAGTGTGCACCTGGGGATAAACTtacaccaggtgtgtacctggggataaacttacaccaggtgtgtacctggggatAAACTTACACCAGGTGTGAACCTGGAGAtaaaagtacaccaggtgtgtacctgggggtaaaagtacaccaggtgtgtacctggggataaaagtacaccaggtgtgtacctggggctaaacttacaccaggtgtgcacctggggataaatttacaccaggtgtgcacctggggataaacttacaccaggtgtgtacctgggaataaacttacaccaggtgtgcaccttgggataaacttacaccaggtgtgcacctgggGATAAACTTACAGCAGGTGTGCACCTGGGGATAAACTTACACTAGGAGTGCACCTGGGGGATAAACTTACAACAGGTGTGCACCTGTGGGATAAACTAacaccaggtgtgcacctggtggataaacttacaccaggtgtgcacctggaggataaacttacaccaggtgtgcacctgggggataaacttacaccaggtgtgcacctggggataaacttacaccaggtgtgcacctgggggataaacttacaccaggtgtgaacctggggataaaagtacaccaggtgtgtacctgggggtataagtacaccaggtgtgtacttggggataaaagtacaccaggtgtgtacctggggataaaagtacaccaggtgtgtacctggggataaaggtacaccaggtgtgtacctggggacaaaagtacaccaggtgtgcaccttgggataaaagtacaccaggtgtgcaccttgggataaaagtacaccagctgtgtacctggggataaaagtacaccaggtgtgcaccttgggataaaagtacaccaggtgtgcacctggggataaaagtacaccagctgtgtacctggggataaaagtacaccaggtgtgcaccttgggataaaagtacaccaggtgtgcatcttgggataaaagtacaccaggtgtgcacctggagataaaagttcaccaggtgtgtacctggggataaaagtacaccaggtgtgtacctggggataaaagtacaccaggtgtgcaccttgggataaaagtacaccaggtgtgcaccttgggataaaagtacaccaggtgtgcacctggggataaaagtacaccaggtgtgcacctgggGATAAAAGTACTCAGgagacaactccatagtctcctgacactgatggatgcctattactattactactattacCACCATTTTCTCTTAATTGCCTCTTTCCTTCACAATAATATTGCTTCAAATGAAAAAAGTATCTCTGTGAAGGAAAAAAAAATAAGCAGAAGAGAAATGTAGTAAAGTTACGATGCAGAAGCTGAAcgtggtcgtgccacgcacaacgggggaggtcatgccacgcacaacgggggaggtcgtgccacgcacaacgggggaggtcgtgccacgcacaacgggggaggtcgtgccacgcacaacgggggaggtcgtgccacgcacaacgaagggaggtcgtgccacgcacaacggaggaggtcgtgccacgcacaacgggggaggtcgtgccacgcacaacgggggaggtcgtgccacgcacaacgggggaggtcgtgccacgcacaacgggggaggtcgtgccacgcacaacgaaggaggtcgtgccacgcacaacgggggaggtcgtgccacgcacaacgggggaggtcgtgccacgcacaacgaagggaggtcgtgccacgcacaacgggggaggtcgtgccacgcacaacgaaggaggtcgtgccacgcacaacgggggaggtcgtgccacgcacaacgggggaggtcgtgccacgcacaacgggggaggtcgtgccacgcacaacgggggaggtcgtgccacgcacaacgggggaggtcgtgccacgcacaacgggggaggtcgtgccacgcacaacgggggatggtcgtgccacgcacaacggggaggtcgtgccacgcacaacggggaggtcgtgccacgcacaacgggggggtcgtgccacgcacaacgggagggtcgtgccacgcacaatgggggggggggtcgtgccacgcacaacggggggtCGTGTCACGTACAACGAaggggtcgtgccacgcacaacggggggtcgtgccacgcacaacggggaggtcgtgccacgcacaacggaggtcgtgccacgcacaacggggaaatcgtgccacgcacaacggggaggtcgtgccacgcacaacggggagttcgtgccacgcacaacgaaggggtcgtgccacgcacaacgggaaggtcgtgccacgcacaacggggaggtCGTGCTACGCACAACGGgggggtcgtgccacgcacaacgaggaggtcgtgccacgcacaacggggaggtcgtgccacgcacaacggggaggtcgtgccacgcacaacaggGGGGtcatgccacgcacaacggggggtcgtgccacgcacaacgggggggtcatgccacgcacaacggggaggtCGTCCCAAGCACaacggggaggtcgtgccacgcacaacggggaggtcgtgccacgcacaacgtggGGGGTCATGCCACGCACAACGGAggatcgtgccacgcacaacggggaggtcgtgccacgcacaacgtggGGGGTCATGCCACGCACAACGgagggtcgtgccacgcacaacgggggggtcatgccacgcacaacggggaggtcgtgccacgcacaacggggaggtcgtgccacgcacaacggggaggtcgtgccacgcacaacggggaggtcgtgccacgcacaacggggaggtcgtgccacACACAACGGGGAGGTCGTGTCACGCACAACGTGCCAAATATAATCATTTAAATAGTCTAAACAAGGCAATTCCAGTTATAATTAATAACATCGTTTTAGGATAATATTCGTTAGCGGGTGACGATTGTGGTTTTCTCGATGCTGCAGATTTAATTTTTGCTTCGATGAACTACAATTTTTGTTGAGACTCTTTGAGAGTTGCTGTGAGTCTAGCTGTCTCTTGCTGACCCCGCTCCGTAATGTGAACCTTGTGTTACTGACACGCGTCTTCAAGCTTCAGACACTGTTCACCAATAGTCTCTAACAACCTGATGTCCTTTTTAAGCGCTTCCATTTCTTCTTGTTTCCGTTCATTATCGAGTTAACAGGCAAGTGTTCGTGTCTGAATTGCACTTAAGGTGACCTCGGCCTGGTGAAGTGATTGTCTCACGTGCCTCAGCTCTGAATTAAGAAGTCCCTCTTCTATTTTATGAGATGTTTTCGTACGCAACATATCAGCAGATATACTTGTATATCTTGACCAGATTTCCTTCTTTTCACTCTAGCACTTAATTTCTCTCACTTAATACTCTTTTATCAATTTATCTTTTATCAACATTTGTTTGTAAacaaatttatattatttattcttGCGGTTATATTAGTCTTTCCAATAGTCACTTAAATTCAAAGCGTTTCTAAACTCGGTTTCGACAGAGTTGTGTTTTTGTTTGACACCTTCGAGCTCTGAGTGGAGAAGTGCGTGTTCCTCATGTTTTTGTTAGAGTTGAGCTTCAACAGCGTCGCACGTGTTAATCACGTGATCTTTGTGCTCTACACCTTCCCTCTTCATTAATGCTTCTCCTTGCGAGTGATCTTCGCTCTCATCCTCACCAACAGTTTCCATATCATTACTACTGCGTTTGGAGAGTGAATGTGAAGCTTATAGTTGCTCACGAAGCTGGGCGTTCTCTGTCTCTTTGGCAGCGACGGTTTTTCTCAATCTTGCAATATTCCGGCGGAGAATTAGGTTTTCATTCGTCACCTCATTGTGCAACTCATGCTTTTCGTCTGCGATACTTCTCATGTCTTCTAAATCAACGATAAGTTTCTGGTGCTTGTTATGCAGCCTTTTGTGCTGCttttgcttctcctcgacaatttgTCTCATATTTTCCACATGAGCAATAAGCTCATGGTGCTCCTTGTGCAGTTGCTCGTGTTGCTTGTGTTTCTCCTCAAGCTCACCTTTAACATGGGTAAATTATTGATGGGCGTGGTCTCTCTAACTGACCATAGCAGTCAGCTCGTTCTTCCCGCGTTCATGTAACGCATAATAGTTACGATACAGATCCCTGTATTACGCCCTGAGGCCCTCTACTTAGTCTTTACATTTCCCTTCCTCCGATTGCGCTTGTAGTAAATCTTTGTACAATTTATTTGCCCTAATATTGGCAGATTCAATTTTTGCCTTGAGTGGCATGTAGATATTTTTACTCGTCTCGCGAAAGCGTGCGCAGCTGTCGAAATGCTTCTGAAGGTCTTTAAGCTCTGCCTGGAGCGCACCGATGTCTTTGCTTTCATGTTCCTGCAGTGTGGTTCTACATTTTTGGAACTCCCAATAGTAATAGTCACGATCGTCTTGCAGGTCCTCCACCTTCGAGGTCATCTCCACAGTATTGTCTCGTAGTTCCTCATACTTTTTCACCAACTTTGCATTTTCCTTCATTTTTTTCTACGTAATTATTttctaattttttaatttttattttatttggtcATTTTCTGACGAAAATTTTTCTATGGTTTCGGACGATAAATTGAGATGACGTTTTGTGTCATCGTTGGATTCAGTGAGAGTCGTTAAGGCCAGTTAATGACCTGACACCTCCTGACCATGGTCCTTGTTAAGACCTGACACCTCCTGACCATGGTCCCGGTGAACACCTGACACCTCCTGACCATGGTCCCTGTGAACACCTGACACCTCCTGACCATGGTCCCTGTGAACACCTGACACCTCCTGACCATGGTCCCTGTGAACACCTGACACCTCCTGACCATGGTCCCTGTGAACACCTGAC includes the following:
- the LOC138365843 gene encoding proteoglycan 4-like, yielding MQKLNVVVPRTTREVKPRTTGEVVPRTTGEVVPRTTGEVVPRTTKEVVPRTTEEVVPRTTGEVVPRTTGEVVPRTTGEVVPRTTGEVVPRTTGEVVPRTTKEVVPRTTGEVVPRTTGEVVPRTTKEVVPRTTGEVVPRTTKEVVPRTTGEVMPRTTGEVVPRTTGEVVPRTTGEVVPRTTGEVVPRTTGEVVPRTTGEVVPRTTGRSCHAQRGGRATHNGGGGSCHAQRGGRATHNGGGGSCHAQRGVVPRTTKGSCHAQRGVVPRTTGRSCHAQRRSCHAQRGNRATHNGEVVPRTTGRSCHAQRGGRATHNGEVVPRTTGRSCHAQRGGRATHNGEVVSRTTCQI